From Denitrovibrio acetiphilus DSM 12809, the proteins below share one genomic window:
- the murD gene encoding UDP-N-acetylmuramoyl-L-alanine--D-glutamate ligase, giving the protein MKAAVIGYGKSGRAAEQLLRGEGYTVIDIFDDGNAEMHPVAEFKDEYDCVVVSPGINLRKMANAPEIYTSEIELADAKRPTDTVVVAVTGTNGKSTVTTLIAQILKKCGLEAVACGNIGLPYAEAVTGGAYGAYVVELSSFQTGMLQHFSADCVVVTNLAEDHMDRYRDMDDYADDKMNLLRFLKPEGRLIIENDEYLVQKSSVYKGDTVRVLPEVNNGRLDFGHFYCTTDKFPLKGEHNLLNLSFALLAADSIAGLEGDVTYLTENLIGLEHRCEFAAEINGVEYINDSKGTNIHSTLTALKGLPEGIVIILGGKDKNGNFAALKDVINEKCAGVITYGQAGEKIYSTLKDIISVPLYKAEGLESAVRKGAEVAEAGQKVVLSPACASFDEHRGFEHRGAHFKELVQSIRIEEDE; this is encoded by the coding sequence ATGAAGGCAGCAGTAATAGGCTACGGCAAAAGCGGCAGAGCCGCGGAACAGTTGCTGAGAGGTGAAGGCTATACCGTAATTGATATCTTTGATGACGGCAATGCTGAGATGCACCCTGTTGCTGAATTTAAAGATGAATACGATTGTGTGGTTGTCAGCCCTGGGATAAATCTGCGGAAGATGGCAAATGCACCTGAGATATATACCAGTGAGATAGAGCTTGCTGATGCAAAAAGACCTACTGACACTGTTGTCGTGGCAGTTACAGGAACAAACGGGAAGTCTACAGTTACCACACTGATAGCGCAGATACTTAAAAAATGCGGGTTAGAGGCAGTTGCTTGCGGAAACATAGGGTTGCCATATGCGGAAGCTGTTACAGGTGGAGCCTATGGTGCTTATGTTGTGGAGCTTTCCAGCTTTCAGACAGGAATGTTACAGCATTTTTCTGCTGATTGTGTGGTCGTTACAAACCTTGCGGAAGACCACATGGACAGATACAGAGACATGGATGACTACGCTGACGATAAGATGAATCTGCTCAGGTTTTTAAAGCCGGAAGGCAGACTCATAATAGAAAATGATGAATACTTGGTGCAGAAATCATCAGTTTATAAAGGAGATACGGTTAGGGTTCTGCCGGAAGTGAACAATGGCAGGCTTGACTTCGGACATTTTTACTGTACGACAGATAAGTTCCCCCTTAAAGGGGAGCACAATCTGCTGAATCTCTCATTTGCTTTGCTTGCTGCTGACAGTATTGCAGGGTTAGAAGGTGATGTAACATACCTCACTGAAAACCTTATTGGGCTGGAACACAGGTGTGAGTTTGCTGCTGAAATAAATGGTGTGGAATATATAAACGACTCTAAAGGAACAAACATTCACAGCACTCTGACAGCGCTGAAGGGTTTGCCTGAAGGGATAGTTATCATTCTGGGCGGAAAAGACAAGAACGGAAATTTTGCCGCACTGAAGGATGTTATAAACGAAAAATGTGCCGGAGTGATCACATATGGTCAGGCCGGAGAAAAGATATACAGCACGCTGAAAGATATAATCAGTGTGCCTTTGTACAAAGCTGAGGGTCTTGAAAGTGCAGTGCGGAAAGGTGCAGAGGTGGCAGAAGCAGGACAGAAAGTTGTACTTTCGCCGGCGTGTGCCAGCTTTGACGAACACAGAGGTTTTGAGCACAGAGGAGCACATTTCAAAGAACTCGTGCAGAGCATAAGGATAGAAGAAGATGAATGA
- the mraY gene encoding phospho-N-acetylmuramoyl-pentapeptide-transferase yields MLYNLLVPLADHLSILNVFRYITFRTAYAAITALLITLLIGPYAIRRLQEMSFNMKSKGYEPDRHKEKEGTPTMGGIIIVGSAVFSCLLWADLHNAYIWITLFVFTAYGFLGFVDDYKKTILKNPDGISAKAKFFGQLVVAVAATAMIMQVDTSGNSTKLALPFFKNVVFELSYFYFAFAVFVIIGSSNAVNLTDGLDGLAITPSVIAFATIGILAYMTGHVKFADYLQIMYIRNAGELSIFCGAMVGAGLGFLWFNAHPASVFMGDVGSLSIGGALATVAVIAKHEIVLAIVGGIFVIETLSVILQVGFFKMTGGRRLFRMAPIHHHFELAGWSETKITIRFWIISIILALVALSTLKMR; encoded by the coding sequence GTGCTGTATAATTTGCTGGTTCCCCTTGCGGACCACCTTAGTATTCTTAATGTATTTCGTTATATTACATTCCGCACAGCGTATGCGGCAATTACTGCTTTGCTTATTACTCTTCTGATAGGGCCTTATGCCATAAGAAGGCTTCAGGAGATGTCTTTTAATATGAAGTCCAAAGGTTACGAACCTGACAGACACAAAGAGAAAGAGGGAACACCGACAATGGGCGGGATTATCATAGTCGGTTCTGCTGTGTTTTCATGTCTGCTGTGGGCAGACCTGCACAATGCATACATATGGATAACGCTTTTTGTGTTCACAGCATACGGTTTTCTGGGGTTTGTGGACGACTACAAGAAGACAATACTGAAAAATCCTGACGGGATATCTGCAAAAGCCAAATTTTTTGGACAGCTAGTAGTCGCTGTCGCAGCAACAGCGATGATCATGCAGGTTGACACAAGCGGAAATTCCACCAAGCTTGCACTACCGTTTTTTAAAAATGTTGTTTTTGAATTGTCGTATTTTTACTTTGCATTTGCAGTTTTTGTGATAATCGGTTCTTCGAACGCAGTGAACCTTACCGACGGGCTGGACGGACTGGCAATCACACCAAGCGTAATAGCTTTTGCCACGATAGGTATCCTAGCATATATGACAGGGCACGTGAAGTTTGCAGATTATTTGCAGATTATGTACATACGCAATGCCGGAGAGCTTTCGATATTCTGCGGGGCGATGGTTGGAGCCGGTCTTGGCTTTTTATGGTTTAATGCCCATCCTGCAAGTGTTTTCATGGGGGATGTCGGCAGTCTTTCCATCGGCGGTGCACTGGCAACTGTGGCTGTCATAGCCAAACATGAGATAGTGCTCGCTATAGTTGGCGGGATATTTGTTATCGAAACCCTTTCAGTAATACTTCAGGTCGGTTTTTTTAAGATGACTGGGGGGAGAAGGCTTTTCCGTATGGCGCCGATTCACCACCACTTTGAGCTTGCCGGTTGGAGTGAGACAAAGATAACGATTCGGTTCTGGATAATATCGATAATACTGGCTCTTGTGGCTTTATCTACACTGAAGATGAGGTAA
- a CDS encoding UDP-N-acetylmuramoyl-tripeptide--D-alanyl-D-alanine ligase encodes MLVTQAINAMGGVLRSHVQDDQQIRNFVIDSRQSRKGSCFVAFKGEKTDGNRYAEAVLQSGACMVIVTDEDVYEQIEGNKVLVADALYALKDLGAYNLGRYKGRKIALTGSVGKTTTKELISEVLRTRKRVYTAYGNFNNELGVAICAANMKMGTSYSVFEMGTNSAGEIEALSKYIKPDICVVTGIGHAHIGRFEGIEGLAKEKLSIVSGMQKRGVLYIADSCRRFVTSEVLEKTDVRYFGTDMASHIILGDVNRTVDGDFYFTAVTRNTPYCFKLNHFYSHFVNNSLPAIAIGMAAGLSYTDVMKGIRKFQPKDGRGRIKEVDGIKVIDDTYNAGFESVISAMTNLAGIPVEKKTAFIGEMGEIEGYEEMLYFKLMKKASELTNVEFVFVGKNFARFERTGNIKVVQTREEAMQLISKVSCGTVLFKASRGQKFEELIRHLEEEKMKSAV; translated from the coding sequence ATGCTAGTCACACAGGCAATAAATGCCATGGGCGGTGTTCTCAGGTCCCATGTGCAGGATGATCAGCAGATCAGGAACTTTGTTATAGACAGCAGACAATCCCGTAAAGGGAGCTGTTTTGTTGCGTTTAAAGGGGAAAAAACCGACGGCAACCGTTATGCTGAGGCAGTGCTTCAGTCCGGTGCATGTATGGTTATAGTTACAGACGAGGATGTTTACGAGCAGATTGAAGGTAATAAAGTGCTGGTTGCGGATGCGCTTTACGCCCTGAAAGATCTGGGAGCGTATAACCTCGGCAGGTACAAAGGGCGTAAAATAGCTCTTACAGGGAGTGTCGGCAAGACAACAACTAAAGAGCTGATAAGCGAAGTGCTCCGCACAAGAAAGCGTGTTTATACTGCATACGGCAACTTTAACAATGAGCTTGGTGTTGCTATATGCGCTGCAAACATGAAGATGGGGACAAGCTACTCTGTTTTTGAAATGGGGACAAACAGTGCCGGAGAGATAGAGGCACTTTCAAAATATATTAAACCGGACATCTGTGTTGTGACAGGGATAGGTCATGCTCACATAGGCAGATTTGAAGGCATCGAAGGGCTTGCGAAAGAGAAGCTCTCTATCGTGAGCGGAATGCAGAAGAGAGGAGTGTTGTACATTGCAGACTCTTGCCGGAGGTTTGTCACATCAGAGGTTCTGGAAAAGACCGATGTGAGGTACTTCGGAACAGATATGGCATCTCATATTATACTCGGCGACGTGAACAGAACTGTTGATGGTGATTTCTACTTTACAGCGGTGACAAGGAATACTCCTTACTGTTTTAAGCTGAATCACTTCTACAGTCATTTTGTAAATAACAGTCTGCCGGCTATTGCAATAGGTATGGCAGCCGGACTTTCATACACAGACGTAATGAAAGGCATCAGAAAATTTCAGCCGAAAGACGGCAGAGGACGCATAAAAGAAGTGGACGGTATAAAAGTCATTGACGACACTTACAATGCCGGATTCGAATCGGTGATATCTGCCATGACAAATCTGGCAGGGATACCTGTAGAAAAGAAGACAGCTTTCATCGGCGAGATGGGAGAGATAGAAGGCTATGAGGAGATGCTCTACTTTAAGCTTATGAAGAAGGCGTCAGAGCTCACTAATGTTGAATTCGTTTTTGTAGGCAAGAACTTTGCGAGATTCGAGAGAACAGGGAATATAAAAGTAGTCCAGACCCGTGAAGAGGCGATGCAGCTTATCAGTAAAGTGAGCTGTGGTACTGTTCTTTTCAAAGCTTCACGCGGGCAGAAGTTTGAAGAACTCATCAGGCATCTGGAAGAGGAGAAGATGAAGAGTGCTGTATAA
- a CDS encoding UDP-N-acetylmuramoyl-L-alanyl-D-glutamate--2,6-diaminopimelate ligase — protein MKVSQLLDGLSIKGFDLDVDFETDVKDINIDSRNIKRKAPFFAFQGAAVDSHKFAAEVYASGKVPFVVAEHKIEGVPTVVVEDGRKALARACRNFFGKPDEEMDSIAVTGTNGKTTTTYIINEILKTAGRKSVLVGTTGVKYDDKFIYMDSTTPPTYEFFKVLRDAKDAGCDTLVMEVSSHALHQHRINGVVFDVAIFTNLSGDHLDYHKTMDEYFEAKKILFTPEYSRVGVIGKDSEFGERLLKEAEVDRVSYGITNKSEITAEEIWFGLSGLRAKFVYPAGSIEMESSLVGLHNLENLMAAGSGCIMLGIDAKHIKSGIERLKNVPGRLEKFEKSNGAYIFVDFAHTDDALKNVLEALGSFKENRVITVFGCGGDRDRSKRPRMAKTAELDSDVVIVTSDNPRTEDPQQVIEDILVGFENADSVIICPDRSKAIQKAVEMAEPKDIVLIAGKGHEDYMILGTEKIHFDDREEVKKHLEVSEC, from the coding sequence ATGAAAGTCTCCCAGCTTCTTGACGGACTTTCCATCAAGGGTTTCGATCTGGACGTGGATTTTGAAACTGATGTGAAAGATATCAACATTGACAGTAGAAACATTAAGAGAAAGGCGCCGTTTTTTGCCTTTCAGGGTGCTGCTGTGGATTCGCACAAATTCGCTGCTGAAGTTTATGCGAGCGGTAAAGTACCGTTTGTTGTCGCCGAGCATAAGATTGAAGGAGTGCCTACAGTCGTAGTCGAAGACGGGAGAAAAGCACTTGCCCGTGCCTGCCGCAATTTTTTCGGCAAGCCGGACGAAGAGATGGACTCCATCGCTGTAACTGGTACAAACGGAAAAACAACAACGACTTATATTATAAATGAAATACTAAAGACAGCAGGACGCAAGTCCGTTTTGGTGGGGACAACTGGGGTTAAGTACGATGATAAATTTATTTATATGGATTCCACAACTCCTCCCACATATGAGTTTTTTAAAGTATTAAGAGATGCAAAAGATGCAGGGTGCGACACTCTGGTGATGGAAGTTTCGTCCCACGCTCTGCACCAGCACAGAATAAACGGTGTGGTTTTTGATGTAGCTATATTTACAAACCTTTCCGGCGACCATCTTGATTACCACAAGACTATGGATGAATACTTTGAGGCGAAGAAAATTCTTTTTACTCCTGAGTATTCCCGTGTTGGCGTTATAGGTAAAGATAGTGAGTTTGGTGAAAGACTGCTGAAAGAAGCTGAGGTGGATAGAGTATCTTACGGGATTACAAATAAATCTGAGATAACAGCAGAGGAGATATGGTTCGGGCTTTCAGGTCTGCGGGCAAAATTCGTTTATCCTGCGGGCAGTATTGAAATGGAATCATCACTTGTCGGGCTACATAACCTTGAAAACCTTATGGCTGCCGGTTCCGGATGCATAATGCTTGGTATTGACGCAAAGCATATAAAAAGTGGTATTGAACGCCTCAAAAATGTTCCCGGGAGACTTGAAAAGTTTGAAAAGTCAAACGGTGCGTATATATTTGTTGATTTTGCCCATACAGACGATGCCCTTAAGAACGTTCTGGAAGCTCTAGGGAGCTTTAAGGAAAACAGGGTGATAACTGTGTTCGGCTGCGGCGGAGACAGGGACAGAAGCAAAAGACCAAGGATGGCAAAAACCGCTGAACTTGATTCAGACGTGGTAATAGTTACCAGCGACAATCCAAGGACAGAAGACCCGCAACAGGTCATCGAAGACATACTTGTAGGGTTTGAAAATGCAGACAGTGTTATCATCTGTCCGGATCGGAGCAAAGCCATACAGAAGGCTGTTGAGATGGCTGAACCAAAGGACATAGTCCTGATAGCGGGAAAAGGTCATGAGGATTATATGATCCTCGGAACAGAAAAGATTCACTTCGACGACAGAGAAGAAGTGAAGAAACATCTGGAGGTAAGTGAATGCTAG